One genomic window of Methanosalsum zhilinae DSM 4017 includes the following:
- a CDS encoding ATPase domain-containing protein, translating into MSRICSFEIQRDEFNRKLGGGFPPGSMVVIEGGSGAGKSTISQRLTYGLLQNNSKVTYISTQQTTKGFINQMYSIDYAIATHLLNGSLLYIPVIPLVRAAKSRIDFIERLMSAQELFENDVIIIDTISSLIKYSVNTEKSLDLISFFKKLNGIGKVIILTIEPSQLSEDVTSMFRSSCDIYCTLKVRPMSNEVKRTVVVNKFTGAKGPVGQMIGFRIEPKVGLVVEIAAVG; encoded by the coding sequence TTGTCAAGGATATGTTCGTTTGAGATCCAGAGGGATGAGTTCAACAGAAAACTTGGCGGAGGATTTCCGCCAGGCTCCATGGTCGTGATCGAAGGCGGCAGTGGTGCCGGGAAGAGTACCATATCCCAGAGACTGACCTACGGACTTTTGCAGAATAACAGCAAGGTTACATATATTTCCACCCAGCAGACCACCAAGGGCTTTATCAACCAGATGTATTCCATTGATTATGCCATTGCCACACATCTGCTAAACGGCAGTCTGCTCTATATTCCTGTGATCCCTCTTGTAAGGGCAGCCAAGTCAAGGATAGATTTTATTGAAAGGCTGATGAGTGCCCAGGAACTGTTTGAGAACGATGTTATTATCATTGATACCATCTCCTCCCTTATCAAGTACAGTGTAAATACCGAGAAAAGTCTTGACCTTATCTCATTTTTCAAGAAACTCAATGGTATTGGCAAGGTGATCATACTCACCATTGAACCAAGCCAGCTGAGTGAGGATGTTACGTCCATGTTCAGGTCATCATGTGATATCTACTGTACTCTCAAGGTACGGCCCATGTCAAATGAGGTCAAGCGTACAGTTGTGGTAAACAAGTTCACCGGGGCCAAGGGACCTGTAGGACAGATGATCGGATTTCGTATTGAACCCAAGGTCGGGCTTGTGGTGGAAATTGCAGCTGTAGGATAA
- a CDS encoding flagellin, giving the protein MKQFISNLLYEDVRMKTASIPSNRIHRDESAETAMTHLIFFIAAVIIAMGVVAVVSVNVQNITGATSAGSQTLAEQLRTDITIVSDPERILYKIDNDEHRYTFYVKNTGKSSLVAEYVTVILNGALVYPEYLEFEVTGRDSDTGTWIPGDVLAVTVIMDEELEPDRDHRIRISSENGKSDVMNFKIKNS; this is encoded by the coding sequence ATGAAACAATTTATATCTAATCTTTTATATGAAGATGTTAGAATGAAAACGGCTTCAATTCCTTCAAACAGGATACACAGGGATGAATCGGCTGAAACTGCCATGACACATCTGATCTTTTTCATAGCTGCAGTGATCATTGCCATGGGTGTTGTGGCTGTGGTATCGGTCAATGTTCAGAATATTACAGGTGCCACATCAGCAGGAAGCCAGACACTGGCAGAACAGCTGAGGACAGATATCACCATTGTGAGTGATCCTGAACGTATTCTGTATAAAATTGATAATGATGAGCACAGGTATACATTCTACGTGAAGAACACAGGTAAATCTTCACTGGTTGCTGAATATGTGACTGTGATACTAAACGGTGCCCTGGTCTACCCTGAATACCTGGAGTTTGAGGTTACAGGCAGGGATTCTGATACAGGTACCTGGATACCGGGTGATGTACTGGCAGTGACAGTAATTATGGATGAAGAACTTGAACCGGACCGGGATCACAGGATACGCATATCATCTGAGAACGGTAAATCGGATGTAATGAATTTCAAGATCAAAAACAGTTGA
- a CDS encoding flagellin, whose product MGFDTSVVVAIFFVAALILGTSAYSTISMADSDVDDASEERFKMEFARLHTDLEITGVDNPDNTSLIISMTNTGSRTIDASCLSVLVDGALREYSYDPPYTWTPLEDYEISVALPVENEHRIKVVTENGVADYYVYMSI is encoded by the coding sequence ATGGGATTTGATACATCTGTTGTAGTTGCCATTTTCTTTGTAGCGGCCCTGATACTGGGAACATCTGCCTACTCTACCATCAGCATGGCAGATTCTGATGTGGATGATGCGTCTGAGGAACGGTTTAAAATGGAGTTTGCACGCCTTCACACAGACCTTGAGATCACAGGAGTTGATAATCCTGACAACACGTCACTGATAATATCAATGACCAATACCGGAAGCCGGACAATAGATGCCAGCTGCCTGAGCGTACTTGTGGATGGTGCTCTAAGGGAGTACAGCTATGATCCTCCCTATACATGGACACCTCTGGAGGATTATGAGATAAGTGTTGCTCTTCCTGTGGAAAATGAACACAGGATCAAGGTGGTAACTGAGAACGGAGTTGCGGATTATTATGTTTATATGTCTATATGA
- a CDS encoding FlaD/FlaE family flagellar protein: MTCRQVRYPHSICTETARIAFLKTVLIIPSTTMVNLKKKLKRLKIRFAGKEGSSGSSNSPFGPDDSLSGPPGFDTAPDISGGSGFPGPDSLPDLDQMSLNGPSGDSQTTPAASGGKTAEENRERINSLEKKLSKFEMSFNMMERENKDIKDTVQKIDQSVIELLSLYEIVSNQVNPFVGESGSGRDTIERFDRAEKRINEIGDAAVMLRNDVNSLRNGLENMGMAQETEERIGEIESKFDAFSDAMSMIHESLEQLSESTKVFNRRCQEIEDNILDLAESTSSIMERIDRLESTAPDPGDIPEPVSSAPLCQEEPAAFRTEAISVINPAVRLESVGPDTASVVILLNWIEFLMERVGRNNLMDALDYYVDIGWISEEVRSEIMTYARGIDYYVEKSTWRLLPEDHTKSLLFIERLCGRKIDKNMLGTLDREMARVKHGLEELYGI; encoded by the coding sequence ATGACCTGCAGGCAAGTCCGGTATCCCCACAGCATCTGTACCGAAACTGCACGTATCGCATTCTTAAAAACAGTATTAATTATTCCCAGCACAACCATGGTTAATCTGAAAAAGAAACTAAAAAGACTCAAAATCAGGTTTGCCGGAAAAGAAGGATCATCCGGTAGCAGTAACTCACCCTTTGGTCCGGATGATTCCCTCTCCGGTCCGCCGGGTTTTGATACAGCTCCTGATATTTCCGGAGGTTCTGGATTCCCGGGTCCTGATTCACTGCCAGACCTGGATCAGATGTCCCTGAATGGTCCTTCTGGAGACTCCCAGACTACTCCTGCTGCTTCAGGTGGTAAAACGGCTGAAGAGAACAGAGAGCGTATCAATTCACTTGAGAAGAAGCTCTCCAAGTTTGAGATGAGCTTTAATATGATGGAGAGGGAGAATAAGGATATTAAGGATACTGTGCAGAAGATTGACCAGAGTGTTATTGAACTTCTTTCACTGTATGAGATCGTTTCCAATCAGGTAAATCCCTTTGTAGGTGAGAGTGGCAGTGGAAGGGATACCATTGAGAGGTTTGACAGGGCTGAGAAAAGGATCAATGAGATAGGTGATGCAGCTGTCATGCTCAGGAATGATGTCAATTCCCTGAGGAATGGTCTTGAGAATATGGGTATGGCGCAGGAGACTGAGGAGAGGATAGGTGAGATCGAGTCGAAATTTGATGCCTTTTCAGATGCAATGTCCATGATCCATGAAAGTCTTGAACAGCTGTCTGAAAGTACGAAGGTATTCAACAGGCGCTGTCAGGAGATAGAGGATAATATTCTGGATCTTGCAGAATCCACTTCCAGTATCATGGAAAGGATAGACCGGCTTGAAAGCACAGCCCCTGACCCTGGTGATATTCCTGAGCCCGTTTCTTCTGCACCGCTCTGCCAGGAGGAGCCTGCTGCGTTCCGGACTGAAGCTATCAGTGTGATAAATCCGGCGGTGAGGCTTGAATCTGTGGGTCCTGATACTGCCAGTGTGGTGATTCTTCTAAACTGGATCGAGTTTTTGATGGAGAGAGTTGGAAGAAATAACCTGATGGATGCCCTTGATTATTACGTTGATATCGGGTGGATCAGTGAAGAAGTGCGCTCAGAGATCATGACGTATGCCAGGGGTATTGACTATTACGTTGAAAAATCTACCTGGCGCCTGCTTCCAGAGGATCATACCAAATCACTTCTGTTCATTGAACGCCTGTGTGGCAGAAAGATCGATAAGAATATGCTGGGTACCCTTGACCGTGAGATGGCCAGGGTAAAACACGGATTAGAGGAATTATATGGGATTTGA
- a CDS encoding methyltransferase domain-containing protein: MARKKKFERNMHSVRDGIRFATPAEVAQYRAERLACDTLAEIGCGIGGQTIHFSRTCRKVYAVEIDADKLKSAKKNCQEHGITNVEFIQGDALSRDVIDRIPQIDILFSDPRRPAQENMRTVTSLEPGLPDLMQAYSSKTCNFAFEAPPKLTPERIRFDLEKEYLSLNGQLNRLTLYSGSIRKADRCAVTLPGGHRICSTGLKDQDNIPSLEEISNPLSYAFEPDPAVVQAGLLGELACRIAKDATVPGLYRIDSKRILLTSDHPAEDPMLKNRYIVHSVSEFDPEKLNTYLKSKGAGRVVLRAGVDPKQYWDIRNRLEKGLEGDRIIHLYVKRGQAVICEKL; this comes from the coding sequence ATGGCACGAAAAAAGAAGTTTGAAAGGAATATGCACTCAGTCAGGGACGGTATCAGGTTCGCCACCCCGGCTGAGGTGGCACAGTACAGGGCAGAAAGGCTTGCATGTGATACCCTTGCAGAGATCGGGTGTGGCATAGGCGGTCAGACAATCCATTTTTCCAGGACATGCAGAAAGGTCTATGCAGTGGAAATTGATGCTGATAAATTAAAGAGTGCAAAGAAGAACTGTCAGGAACATGGTATAACAAATGTTGAGTTCATTCAGGGTGATGCACTCTCCAGAGACGTGATTGACCGGATCCCGCAAATTGATATCCTGTTCTCTGACCCCAGACGGCCTGCACAGGAGAATATGAGAACTGTGACCAGCCTGGAGCCCGGGTTACCGGACCTCATGCAGGCATATTCATCCAAAACCTGTAACTTTGCATTTGAAGCACCGCCAAAACTTACACCTGAGAGAATACGGTTTGATCTTGAAAAGGAATATCTCTCCCTTAACGGACAGCTGAACAGGCTGACACTGTACTCAGGCAGTATCAGAAAAGCAGACAGATGTGCAGTTACACTGCCTGGAGGACACAGGATATGCAGTACAGGCCTGAAGGATCAGGATAACATACCCTCCCTGGAAGAGATCAGCAATCCTCTCTCATATGCTTTTGAACCCGATCCTGCAGTGGTCCAGGCAGGCCTTTTAGGAGAACTTGCCTGCAGAATTGCAAAAGACGCCACAGTGCCGGGACTGTACCGTATCGACAGCAAAAGGATTCTTCTGACTTCAGATCATCCTGCAGAAGATCCTATGCTCAAGAACAGATACATTGTCCACTCAGTATCAGAATTTGATCCTGAAAAACTCAATACCTACCTGAAAAGTAAAGGTGCAGGAAGAGTAGTGCTGCGTGCAGGTGTTGATCCAAAACAGTACTGGGATATCCGCAACCGTCTTGAGAAGGGTCTGGAAGGGGACAGGATCATTCACCTGTATGTAAAAAGGGGTCAGGCTGTTATATGCGAGAAACTGTGA
- a CDS encoding response regulator transcription factor, translating to MCPKVMVVDDEPDNIELVQMILEAEGIEVEGASSGFECLDKLDKVDPDLILLDIMMPEMDGWETFHQIRKKNKDVKIAMLTVKDQEFDKMLGLHVLKADDYITKPFGVKQLVRRVKALLDME from the coding sequence ATGTGTCCAAAAGTCATGGTTGTGGATGATGAGCCTGATAACATTGAACTGGTACAGATGATACTGGAAGCGGAAGGTATTGAGGTGGAAGGTGCCAGCAGTGGTTTTGAATGCCTTGATAAGCTGGACAAGGTGGATCCTGACCTCATACTTCTTGATATCATGATGCCTGAAATGGACGGATGGGAGACATTCCATCAGATCCGCAAGAAGAACAAAGATGTTAAAATTGCCATGCTTACTGTAAAGGATCAGGAATTTGATAAGATGCTGGGTCTGCATGTCCTCAAGGCCGATGACTACATCACAAAACCATTCGGAGTAAAACAGCTTGTAAGAAGGGTAAAGGCCCTGCTGGACATGGAATGA
- a CDS encoding response regulator — protein sequence MVHDKTTEQVLSDLRAEFELRHVLFMEPSEFSVRKLIYAYITSAVECDPDRKIIWVCLSITKANLLSDLEKYGFDLDSHKDNFWFIVPHLPSDDPEERTMYCSSSSDYTRMASHVSKLFSENPGSLLVLDDATPLGKDNLQVVENFLRYARKSASENKITVISMIKKGVLSTEGESMLKSVFDLVIDVQYNGLMHGETCLMNRDLRYSLDKGYVKLEYVRRKVAKDRIKILVVDDEPDIVELIKLSFARQPYDFIAAYSGEEAVEKAREELPDLILLDIMMPGMDGYEVVEQLKQIEDTREIPVIMVSAKTDVDDKVRGMELGIDDYISKPFDKREMNARIKMVMKRYGWTADEA from the coding sequence ATGGTTCATGATAAAACAACAGAGCAGGTGCTATCTGATCTAAGGGCTGAGTTTGAACTAAGGCATGTTTTATTCATGGAACCGTCGGAATTTAGTGTAAGAAAGCTCATCTATGCATATATCACCAGTGCAGTAGAATGCGATCCTGATCGGAAAATAATCTGGGTATGTCTGAGCATAACAAAGGCCAACCTGCTTTCAGACCTTGAGAAATATGGTTTTGATCTTGATTCTCATAAGGATAATTTTTGGTTTATTGTACCCCATCTGCCGTCAGATGATCCTGAAGAGCGTACCATGTACTGTTCATCATCTTCAGATTATACCAGAATGGCTTCCCATGTATCAAAACTGTTTAGTGAGAATCCCGGTTCATTGCTGGTACTGGATGATGCTACACCTCTGGGGAAGGATAACCTGCAGGTTGTAGAGAATTTCCTGAGATATGCCAGAAAATCTGCCAGTGAGAACAAAATCACGGTTATTTCCATGATCAAGAAAGGCGTGCTTTCTACAGAAGGCGAATCAATGCTCAAATCAGTGTTCGATCTGGTGATCGATGTACAGTACAATGGACTGATGCATGGCGAGACCTGCCTGATGAACCGTGATCTAAGGTACAGTCTGGATAAAGGCTATGTAAAGCTTGAGTATGTTCGCAGGAAAGTAGCAAAGGATCGAATCAAGATCCTGGTTGTGGATGACGAGCCTGACATTGTTGAACTGATCAAGTTATCCTTTGCAAGGCAGCCCTATGACTTCATTGCTGCCTACAGTGGTGAGGAAGCGGTTGAGAAGGCCAGAGAGGAACTCCCTGACCTCATACTTCTTGATATCATGATGCCGGGAATGGACGGATATGAGGTGGTGGAACAGCTCAAGCAGATTGAGGATACCAGGGAGATACCTGTGATAATGGTCTCGGCAAAGACGGATGTGGATGATAAGGTCAGGGGTATGGAACTCGGGATCGATGATTATATCTCAAAACCTTTCGATAAAAGGGAAATGAACGCCAGGATCAAAATGGTGATGAAAAGGTATGGGTGGACCGCAGATGAAGCATGA
- the alaS gene encoding alanine--tRNA ligase — MLEEEYQLQFFSDNGFIRKQCTECGKHFWTRDLERKTCGDAPCDPYTFIGEPVFRKPFELADMREYYLNFFESHDHTRLERYPVVARWRDDIYLTIASIADFQPFVTSGQVPPPANPLTISQPCIRLSDLDAVGRSGRHLTTFEMMAHHAFNTKKKEIYWKDETVGLCDELLSSLGADPLAVTYKEEPWAGGGNAGPCLEALIGGLEVATLVFMNLQKSKTGQVELKGDRYSVMDNNYIVDTGYGLERFVWASKGSPTIYDAIFPEIVNEIMGLAGIEHELDNSEYSNILAQNARLAGMIDISEKANLFELRKKVASNIGIPVDRLAAIMEPVETVYSITDHTRCLTFMLGDGIIPSNVKAGYLARLVTRRTLRMLRDLDVKIPICEIVQMHIKNLPEYPEFEEKMDVIEDILYHEEQKFSETLDRGRRMILKSAQHYRKKDEKIPLEKLIELYDSHGIPPEITKEIAAEEDVEVSLPDNFYSLVASRHSSAPEREGEEGDVEYAGRLSGLPATKKLFYDDPHRMEFEAVVLDMFDNKIVLDSTFMYPEGGGQPADHGIMMVEDQLLDIVDVQQVGDVIVHITGDIENELHVRKGDIVTVRIDEERRSAHAAHHTATHVVIDAARKVLGDHIWQMGAQKAQDRARLDLSHYKRISQEELDRIELVANRIVMKNTRVTAEWMERVEAERTYGFRLYQGGVPPGKKIRVLKVGDDVEACAGTHLRSTGNVGPIRILRTERIQDGVERLEFAAGEAAVRAMQNISSLLARSAEALRVRPEHLPATIERFFGEWKELKKENERLTEELAGLRVYQLMQESEQISGVQVIARKIENADTGELMKIAGQISRNDNMVAVLAGDADGIRIVAAAGKAAVEMGVDCGAIVRQASGIAGGGGGGKPGMAQGGGSDLSKIDDAIAAGVEVIRTQLA, encoded by the coding sequence ATGCTTGAGGAAGAATATCAACTTCAATTCTTTTCCGATAATGGCTTTATCCGAAAACAGTGTACAGAATGCGGTAAACACTTCTGGACACGCGATCTTGAAAGAAAGACATGCGGGGATGCACCATGCGATCCCTATACCTTCATAGGTGAGCCGGTATTCAGAAAGCCCTTTGAGCTTGCTGATATGAGAGAATACTATCTCAATTTCTTTGAAAGCCACGATCATACAAGGCTTGAACGCTATCCGGTTGTAGCCAGGTGGAGAGACGACATTTATCTTACAATAGCCTCCATTGCTGACTTTCAGCCGTTTGTAACCTCGGGACAGGTACCACCACCTGCCAATCCCCTGACTATCTCCCAGCCCTGTATCCGTCTCTCTGACCTGGATGCTGTGGGCAGGAGCGGTCGGCATCTTACAACCTTTGAAATGATGGCACACCATGCCTTCAATACAAAGAAAAAGGAGATATACTGGAAGGATGAGACTGTGGGACTGTGTGATGAATTGCTCTCCTCCCTGGGTGCGGATCCCCTTGCAGTGACCTATAAGGAAGAGCCGTGGGCAGGTGGCGGAAATGCAGGACCCTGCCTTGAAGCGCTCATTGGAGGACTTGAGGTTGCCACCCTTGTCTTTATGAACCTGCAGAAGTCAAAGACAGGACAGGTGGAACTTAAGGGTGACCGTTATTCTGTGATGGATAACAACTATATTGTTGATACCGGCTACGGACTTGAGAGATTTGTCTGGGCGTCCAAGGGCTCCCCTACCATCTATGACGCTATTTTCCCGGAAATCGTGAATGAGATAATGGGTCTTGCAGGGATTGAACATGAACTGGATAACAGTGAATATTCCAATATCCTTGCCCAGAATGCAAGACTTGCCGGTATGATTGATATCAGTGAGAAGGCAAACCTGTTCGAACTTCGAAAGAAGGTTGCTTCCAATATTGGCATACCTGTGGACAGGCTGGCAGCTATAATGGAGCCTGTGGAGACCGTTTACTCGATCACGGACCATACCCGGTGTCTGACCTTCATGCTGGGGGATGGCATAATTCCTTCCAATGTGAAGGCAGGATATCTTGCCAGGCTCGTGACCCGCAGGACACTGAGAATGCTCAGGGATCTGGATGTAAAGATCCCGATCTGCGAGATCGTACAGATGCACATAAAGAACCTGCCTGAATATCCTGAATTTGAGGAGAAGATGGATGTTATTGAGGATATTCTCTACCATGAGGAACAGAAGTTTTCAGAGACCCTTGACAGGGGCAGGAGAATGATCCTGAAGTCTGCCCAGCATTACAGAAAGAAGGATGAGAAGATACCTCTGGAAAAGCTGATCGAACTATACGATTCCCACGGCATTCCTCCTGAGATCACAAAGGAGATCGCTGCTGAGGAGGATGTTGAGGTCTCCCTTCCTGACAATTTCTATTCCCTGGTCGCATCAAGGCACAGCAGTGCTCCTGAAAGGGAAGGGGAGGAAGGAGATGTTGAGTATGCAGGCCGGCTCTCTGGTCTTCCTGCAACCAAGAAACTGTTCTATGACGATCCCCATCGTATGGAATTTGAAGCTGTGGTACTGGATATGTTCGATAATAAGATTGTACTGGACAGTACCTTCATGTATCCGGAAGGCGGTGGTCAGCCTGCAGATCATGGTATCATGATGGTTGAGGATCAGCTGCTGGATATTGTGGATGTTCAGCAGGTGGGAGATGTGATTGTACATATTACCGGTGATATTGAGAATGAGCTGCATGTGAGAAAGGGTGATATTGTCACTGTCAGGATTGATGAGGAGCGAAGGTCTGCCCATGCTGCCCACCATACAGCCACCCATGTGGTTATTGACGCGGCAAGAAAGGTGCTGGGAGATCATATCTGGCAGATGGGTGCCCAGAAGGCCCAGGACCGTGCAAGACTTGACCTCTCCCATTACAAGCGTATCAGCCAGGAGGAACTTGACCGGATCGAACTTGTGGCAAATCGTATTGTGATGAAGAATACCCGGGTCACTGCTGAGTGGATGGAAAGGGTTGAGGCAGAGCGTACCTATGGTTTCAGGCTGTACCAGGGAGGTGTCCCTCCAGGCAAGAAGATCCGGGTGCTCAAGGTGGGTGATGATGTAGAGGCCTGTGCCGGGACGCATCTCAGGAGCACAGGAAATGTGGGTCCCATCAGGATACTCAGGACCGAAAGGATACAGGATGGTGTTGAACGACTGGAATTTGCTGCAGGAGAGGCTGCTGTGCGTGCAATGCAGAACATAAGTTCTCTTCTTGCCAGGTCAGCCGAAGCACTGAGGGTACGCCCGGAACACCTTCCTGCCACAATCGAGAGATTCTTTGGTGAGTGGAAGGAGCTGAAGAAGGAGAATGAAAGGCTTACTGAGGAACTTGCAGGCCTTCGTGTCTATCAGCTGATGCAGGAAAGCGAGCAGATAAGTGGTGTTCAGGTAATCGCCAGGAAGATTGAAAATGCTGATACCGGTGAGCTCATGAAGATCGCAGGCCAGATCAGCAGGAATGATAATATGGTGGCAGTGCTTGCAGGCGATGCAGACGGTATCAGAATAGTGGCTGCAGCAGGCAAAGCTGCAGTTGAGATGGGTGTAGATTGTGGTGCCATTGTCAGGCAAGCTTCAGGAATAGCAGGCGGTGGCGGTGGCGGAAAACCCGGAATGGCACAGGGCGGAGGCAGTGATCTCTCAAAGATCGATGATGCAATTGCTGCCGGAGTTGAGGTTATCAGAACGCAGCTTGCGTGA
- the surE gene encoding 5'/3'-nucleotidase SurE: MDKKILVTNDDGVYTTGIRAAYRSVKDLGDVTVVAPAVQQSGVGRSISIFEPLRISRAKVDGMNAYAVGGTPTDSVILGLFAVMDQMPDLILSGFNIGENISTDTITTSGTIGAALEGASYGIPAIAASIQVVDEGMKFDDLRDYDHDFEMSVRIVNRIAKNVLRYGLPENVDLLNVNIPHNVQDDCEIEITRLARKIFRTEVEERKDPRGRSYYWIAGDLIHEEENGTDVHAVMQKGNISITPITLDATSPVDFSVIQKYCR, translated from the coding sequence ATGGACAAAAAAATACTGGTCACAAATGATGACGGAGTATATACAACAGGAATAAGAGCTGCATACCGCAGTGTGAAGGACCTTGGAGATGTCACGGTGGTGGCACCTGCGGTTCAGCAAAGCGGTGTTGGAAGATCAATTTCAATCTTTGAACCCCTCAGAATCAGCAGGGCAAAGGTGGACGGAATGAATGCCTATGCAGTAGGCGGTACTCCCACAGATTCGGTGATACTTGGACTGTTTGCGGTCATGGACCAGATGCCGGATCTTATCCTGTCAGGATTCAATATTGGTGAGAATATCAGTACAGATACCATTACGACCTCAGGTACCATAGGTGCTGCACTTGAAGGTGCAAGCTACGGGATACCTGCCATTGCAGCCTCCATCCAGGTTGTTGATGAGGGAATGAAATTCGATGATCTTCGAGACTATGATCATGATTTTGAAATGAGTGTCAGGATAGTTAACCGGATTGCAAAAAATGTGCTCAGATACGGCCTTCCTGAAAATGTGGATCTTCTAAACGTCAATATACCGCATAATGTACAGGATGACTGTGAGATCGAAATTACCCGCCTGGCCCGCAAGATATTCAGAACAGAAGTTGAGGAGAGGAAGGATCCAAGGGGCAGGTCATACTACTGGATAGCAGGTGACCTGATACATGAAGAGGAGAATGGAACCGATGTCCATGCCGTCATGCAGAAGGGAAATATTTCAATTACACCCATTACACTGGATGCAACCTCTCCTGTGGATTTCTCTGTGATACAGAAATACTGCAGATAA
- the moaA gene encoding GTP 3',8-cyclase MoaA, whose translation MNDSVTANPLTDPFGRSISSLRISVTDRCNLNCIYCHHEGNDCVHAESEISKQTILNLVGAARCHGVNKLKFSGGEPLMRSDFEEIISELPRMKNISATTNGVMLADRAHDLKDSGLDRVNISLDTLDPERYRYITNGSSHLLERVMDGIHMAVDAGLVPVKLNMVLLKGLNDSEIEDMLDFVRGYSDGVVLQLIELMDFNGIPSYRIDADAIEQYLASRAKSIITRKMHRRKKYLIDGAAVEFVRPIDNSQFCAACNRLRVTPQGKLKPCLLVNDNLVDIEGADCRQMHELLRTAVSRRVPFCR comes from the coding sequence ATGAACGATTCCGTTACAGCAAATCCCCTCACGGATCCTTTCGGGCGCAGCATATCAAGCCTGCGAATATCTGTTACAGACAGGTGCAACCTGAACTGTATTTACTGCCATCATGAAGGCAATGACTGTGTACATGCAGAATCTGAAATATCAAAGCAGACCATTTTAAACCTGGTAGGCGCCGCACGCTGTCATGGAGTGAACAAGCTCAAGTTCTCAGGCGGGGAACCTTTGATGAGATCTGATTTTGAAGAGATTATCTCAGAACTGCCCCGGATGAAGAACATCTCTGCAACAACAAACGGAGTTATGCTGGCAGACCGGGCTCATGACCTTAAGGATTCCGGTCTTGACAGGGTAAACATAAGCCTTGATACCCTTGATCCTGAAAGGTACAGGTATATCACAAACGGCAGCAGTCATCTGCTGGAGCGGGTGATGGATGGTATCCATATGGCAGTTGATGCTGGTCTTGTTCCTGTAAAGCTTAACATGGTGCTTCTAAAGGGTCTCAATGACTCTGAGATTGAGGATATGCTGGACTTTGTCCGGGGTTACAGTGATGGAGTGGTTCTGCAGCTTATCGAACTGATGGATTTCAATGGCATTCCTTCATACAGGATCGATGCAGATGCCATTGAACAGTACCTTGCATCCAGGGCGAAGAGTATAATCACCCGGAAGATGCACAGGCGCAAAAAATATCTCATCGATGGTGCAGCCGTTGAATTTGTGCGCCCCATTGACAATTCACAGTTCTGTGCCGCCTGTAACAGGCTCAGGGTAACTCCCCAGGGAAAGCTCAAACCATGTCTTCTGGTCAATGATAACCTGGTGGATATTGAAGGGGCTGATTGCCGGCAGATGCATGAACTGCTCAGGACAGCGGTAAGCAGGCGTGTTCCCTTCTGCAGATAA